Proteins found in one Oryza glaberrima chromosome 4, OglaRS2, whole genome shotgun sequence genomic segment:
- the LOC127770762 gene encoding uncharacterized protein LOC127770762 — MPVVQRFPDVFPEDLPGMPPDRDIEFIIDLIPGTAPISKRPYRMPVNELEELKRQIRELMCVDYRSLNEVTIKNKYPLPRIDDLFDQLKGAKVFSKIDLRSGYHQLKIRTGDIPKTAFSTRYGLYEFTVMSFGLTNAPAYFMNLMNKVFMDYLDKFVVVFIDDILIYSKDEEEHAEHLRLVLEKLRKHKLYAKFSKCEFWLKEVAFLGHVISASGVAVDPAKVEAVTEWKAPKSVTEIRSFLGLAGYYRRFIEGFSKIARPMTQLLKKEKKFAWSEQCQENFEQLKEKLTSAPILVLPDNRKDFVIYCDASRQGLGGVLMQDGKVVAYASRQLRPHEENYPTHDLELAAVVHALKIWRHYLIGNHCDIYTDHKSLKYIFTQSDLNLRQRRWLELIKDYDLEVHYHPGKANVVADALEAHESAYSLHPGSTKMYQDLKEGYWWPNMKRDVAEYVALCDVCQKVKAEHQRPAGLLQPLRIPEWKWDEIGMDFIVGLPKTATGYDSIWVIVDRLTKTARFIPVKTNYSSAKLAELYMTRVVCLHGVPKRIISDRGTQFTSHFWEKVHEALGSYLAFSTAYHPQTDGQTERTNQVLEDMLRACALDFSKDWERCLPYAEFSYNNSFQASLKMSPNEALFGRRCRTPLMWSETGERAVFGPDIIQEAEEKVRLIRDRLKVAQSRQKSYADTRRRNLEFKEGDYVYLKVSPMRGTKRFKVKGKLAPRYVGPFQIVARHGEVAYQLQLPQNIAGVHPVFHVSQLKKCLRRTRSKVWRMYKVQWSNHTEDEATWESEEFLRTEYPHLF; from the exons atgcccgtagtgcagcgatttcctgatgtgttcccagaagatttacctggaatgccaccagatcgtgacatagagttcattattgacctgatacccggaactgcccccatatccaagagaccatatcggatgccggtcaatgagttagaagaacttaaaaggcaaatcagggagtt aatgtgtgtggactaccgctcactgaacgaagtaactatcaaaaacaagtatccattaccacggattgatgatctttttgatcaactcaaaggagctaaggtgttctctaagattgaccttcggtcaggataccaccaattgaaaattAGGACCGGGGATATACCCAAAACCGCGTTCTCAACACGCTATGGATTATACGAGTTCACCGTAATGTCGTTTGGATTAACCAACGCCCCggcatactttatgaatcttatgaacaaagtgttcatggactacttggacaaatttgtggtggtattcatcgatgatattctaatctactccaaagatgaggaagaacatgcggaacacttgcgattggtactcgagaaacttcggaagcataagttatatgcaaaattcagcaagtgtgagttctggttaaaaGAAGTCGCTTTTCTAGGCCACGTAATCTCGGCCAGTGGAGTAGCAGTGGATCCTGCTAAAGTGGAGGCTGTTAcggaatggaaagcacccaaATCTGTGACTGAAATTCGAAGTTTTCTAGGCTTGGCtggatactaccgaaggttcATTGAAGGGTTCTCTAAGATAGCCCGACCAATGACACAACTactcaagaaggaaaagaagtttgcGTGGTCAGAACAGTGTCAAGAAAActttgagcagctcaaagaaaagctgaccTCGGCACCTATTCTAGTTCTCCCTGACAAtaggaaagactttgttatatattgtgatgcatcgagacaaggactaggaggagtactgatgcaggacggaaaggttgtggcctatgcgtcACGACAATTGCGACCACATGAGGAAAACTATCCTACTCATGACCTAGAACTcgcagctgtggttcatgcgctaaagatttggagacattatctgattggaaaccattgcgatatctacactgaccacaagagtctgaagtatatcttcacccagtcagatctcaacttgaggcaaaggcgatggttagaattaatcaaggactatgatctagaggttcactatcacccaggcaaagcaaacgttgtggccgacgctctg gaggctcacgaatcggcatattcattgcaccccggaagtacgaagatgtatcaagatctgaaggaaggatactggtggcccaacatgaagagagatgtggcggaatacgtagcactctgtgacgtgtgccaaaaggtgaaggctgagcatCAGCGACCGGCAGGCTTGCTGCAACCCCTTAggattcccgagtggaaatgggatgagataggtatggattttattgttggattgcccaagaccgcaacaggatatgattccatttgggtgatcgtggatcgactcaccaagacggcGAGGTTCATCCCCGTTAAGACGAATTACAGTAGTGCCAAGCTAGCCGAGTTATACATGACCAGGGTAGTATGTCttcatggtgtacctaagaggattatatctgatcgaggcacacagtttacctcgcatttctgggagaaagtccatgaagccctaggaagttaccttgcgtttagcacagcttatcatccacagacagatggccagacgGAGAGAACCAATCAGGTCCTGGAGGACATGCTGAGAGCTTGTGCGCTGGATTTTAGCAAGGACTGGGAGagatgtttgccctacgccgaattctcctacaacaacagctttcaagcaagcctaaagatgtcacccaatgaggcattgtttggtcgacgatgtcgtacaccgctaatgtggtccgagactggagaacgggcggtatttggacctgacattatccaagaagccgaagaaaaggttcgcttgatccgtgaccgtttaaaggtagcacaatcacgacaaaagagttatgccgacacccgaagaagaaacctggaaTTTAAAGAAGGAGATT acgtttatttaaaggtttctccgatgaggggaacaaaaaggtttaaggtcaaaggaaaactagcaccaagatatgtgggaccttttCAGATCGTCGCAAGACATGGAGAAGTTGCCTATCAGTTACAGTTACCACAGAATATCGCTGGtgtgcacccagtcttccatgtgtctcaattaaagaaatgcttacga aggactaggagcaaagtgtggcgtatgtacaaggtacaatggagtaatcacaccgaggacgaagccacctgggaaagcgaagaattcttgaggacagagtacccgcatctattc